Proteins encoded by one window of Marixanthomonas sp. SCSIO 43207:
- a CDS encoding DUF6266 family protein, with amino-acid sequence MGKISQGILGGLSGKVGNVIGGSWKGIDYIRIKPSSVANPRTVGQVNQRTKFTATLEFLQAVKPFIKLGYKGLAVKKTEFNAAMSYVLNNAITGTEPNFVVDYPNALVSRGGLSGALNPTTDLATAGEVTFGWDDNSAEGNANATDKAMLLVYNPSKKESISLLDGADRTVGSQIVPIPTTYAGDTVELFMAFITADGSQVSNSIYLGSGTAN; translated from the coding sequence ATGGGTAAAATTTCCCAAGGTATTTTAGGAGGGCTTTCAGGTAAGGTTGGAAACGTTATCGGTGGAAGCTGGAAAGGAATTGATTACATTAGAATTAAACCCTCAAGTGTAGCCAATCCAAGAACTGTTGGTCAAGTAAACCAAAGAACAAAGTTTACTGCCACTTTAGAATTTTTACAGGCTGTAAAGCCTTTTATTAAGTTAGGGTATAAAGGATTAGCAGTTAAGAAAACAGAATTTAATGCTGCAATGTCGTATGTGTTGAATAATGCGATTACAGGTACTGAACCTAACTTTGTTGTTGACTATCCGAACGCTTTAGTAAGTCGAGGAGGTTTATCTGGTGCGTTAAACCCAACGACTGATTTAGCAACTGCTGGAGAAGTAACTTTTGGGTGGGATGATAACTCTGCCGAAGGTAACGCAAATGCAACTGATAAAGCGATGTTGTTGGTTTACAACCCCTCAAAAAAGGAATCTATTTCTTTACTTGATGGAGCCGACAGAACTGTTGGTTCTCAAATTGTTCCAATCCCAACAACTTATGCAGGAGATACAGTAGAGCTATTTATGGCGTTTATTACTGCTGATGGTAGTCAAGTATCAAACAGTATTTATTTAGGCTCTGGTACAGCTAATTAA
- a CDS encoding porin, protein MKLFLMCLLIFVPLWGFSQVKDSLANPIISIENSRLLNNIDITFDMRTELQAYTYRGGDQYYNGVQFENGFTALGFSAKLHEQVSFYFRNRFNRGSDIQSLDQLGSNIELAYVDIKATPKLNVLVGKTYAFYGGYEYEFSALDVLEYNDIQSNALAYVTGAGITYQSSQDHKFGFQVLNSRTMLYEDIYGDDVAANIEEPIWPVAVVGNWRGNFFDGKFQTIYSLSYSNQVKNKGTYFFTLGNKYQNDNLTIMYDFNFSYEEVDTKGIITSIFNTDTVAQDALYIENWVRAEYRINSKFKGLVSLMTSSAYGEVENDRNRLRTSYSVVPTLYYTPIKDFDIRFFLAFIGRYYTYSNYAIEEFNAADYNRNELRIGIIAPLLLL, encoded by the coding sequence ATGAAGTTATTTTTAATGTGTTTGCTAATATTTGTTCCGCTTTGGGGCTTTTCTCAAGTAAAAGACAGTTTGGCTAACCCTATAATTTCAATAGAAAATAGTAGGCTTTTAAATAACATAGATATTACCTTCGATATGCGGACAGAGCTACAAGCATACACCTATAGAGGCGGAGATCAATATTATAATGGGGTACAATTTGAAAATGGTTTTACAGCACTAGGGTTTTCTGCAAAGCTTCATGAGCAAGTAAGTTTTTATTTCAGAAATCGATTTAACAGAGGTAGTGATATTCAAAGCCTTGATCAATTGGGTAGTAACATTGAATTGGCGTACGTAGATATTAAAGCTACTCCAAAACTTAATGTTTTGGTAGGAAAAACATACGCATTTTATGGAGGTTATGAATATGAGTTTAGTGCACTAGATGTTTTGGAATATAACGACATTCAAAGCAATGCTCTAGCATACGTTACCGGAGCCGGAATAACGTATCAATCTAGTCAAGATCACAAATTTGGTTTTCAGGTTTTGAATTCACGCACTATGCTTTATGAAGATATTTACGGTGATGACGTGGCAGCAAACATTGAAGAACCTATATGGCCGGTAGCGGTTGTTGGTAACTGGCGCGGTAACTTTTTTGACGGTAAATTTCAAACTATTTATAGCTTGAGTTATTCCAATCAAGTTAAAAATAAAGGAACTTATTTTTTTACTTTAGGTAATAAGTATCAAAATGATAACCTCACAATAATGTATGATTTTAATTTTAGTTATGAAGAGGTTGACACCAAAGGTATTATAACTAGTATTTTTAATACCGATACAGTGGCTCAAGATGCTTTATATATTGAAAACTGGGTAAGAGCAGAATATCGCATTAATTCAAAATTTAAAGGATTGGTTAGCCTTATGACTAGTAGTGCTTATGGTGAAGTTGAAAATGATCGTAACCGTTTGAGAACAAGTTACAGTGTTGTTCCCACCCTATATTACACTCCAATTAAAGACTTTGATATACGATTTTTCTTGGCCTTTATTGGTAGATATTATACATATTCAAACTATGCTATCGAAGAATTTAATGCAGCAGATTATAATAGAAACGAACTGAGAATAGGTATTATAGCTCCTCTTCTGTTATTGTAA
- a CDS encoding MarR family winged helix-turn-helix transcriptional regulator, producing MDDYLVKMDISGLTGRLKRLNDLFVYQTKEFYQEFDIDIEPNWHMIFLMLEENENLTVTEMAEATKLSHPAIIKLTNKMKKRGYLESFQDPNDLRKQQLKLSKKAKNKMDQLKKYWEAGEKSLNDLVNNRKELLKEMELLENNLIEKSFKERMVEYLHT from the coding sequence ATGGATGATTACTTAGTTAAAATGGATATTTCTGGATTAACAGGAAGGCTAAAAAGGCTTAATGACCTCTTTGTTTATCAAACAAAAGAGTTTTATCAAGAATTTGATATAGACATTGAACCAAATTGGCACATGATTTTTTTGATGCTTGAAGAGAACGAAAACTTAACCGTTACCGAAATGGCCGAAGCAACAAAATTATCGCATCCAGCAATTATAAAACTAACCAACAAGATGAAAAAAAGAGGGTACTTAGAATCATTTCAAGACCCAAATGACCTTAGAAAACAACAATTAAAATTATCTAAAAAAGCAAAAAACAAGATGGATCAACTTAAAAAGTATTGGGAAGCTGGAGAAAAATCATTGAATGATTTGGTCAATAATAGAAAAGAACTTTTAAAAGAAATGGAGCTCCTAGAAAACAATCTTATCGAAAAAAGCTTCAAAGAAAGAATGGTTGAATATTTACATACATAA
- a CDS encoding NAD(P)H-dependent oxidoreductase: MKNIFIINGSHPFAHSGGKFNKTLYHTTIDYLESLDNYKVKSTFVGDPYEAKEEVEKFKWADIIIYHTPVWWFQIPFGFKEYLDVVFTEGHQNGIYRSDGRSRSNPNINYGTGGLMHGKKYILTTSWNAPKAAFTMEGEFFDQTSVDEGAMFGFHKMNKFTGMELLATYHFHDMEKNADVPLELKNYDTFLKSVLS, from the coding sequence ATGAAAAACATTTTTATTATAAACGGAAGTCATCCTTTTGCACATTCTGGTGGAAAATTTAATAAAACCCTTTACCATACAACCATTGATTATTTGGAGTCTTTAGACAACTATAAGGTAAAATCTACTTTTGTAGGCGACCCTTATGAGGCAAAAGAAGAAGTTGAAAAATTTAAGTGGGCAGATATTATAATTTATCATACGCCTGTATGGTGGTTTCAAATTCCTTTCGGATTTAAAGAATATCTAGATGTTGTATTTACAGAAGGTCATCAAAATGGAATTTACAGAAGTGATGGCAGAAGCAGAAGCAACCCAAATATCAATTATGGAACCGGCGGACTCATGCACGGAAAAAAATACATTCTTACTACTAGCTGGAATGCTCCCAAAGCTGCTTTTACTATGGAAGGTGAATTTTTTGATCAAACAAGTGTAGATGAAGGTGCTATGTTTGGTTTTCATAAAATGAACAAGTTTACAGGAATGGAACTCTTGGCCACGTATCATTTTCATGATATGGAGAAAAATGCAGATGTACCTTTGGAGTTAAAAAATTATGACACCTTTTTGAAAAGTGTTTTAAGCTAA
- a CDS encoding LysR family transcriptional regulator: MVNLEWYRTFKEVYENGTLTKAAVALYSSQPGVSVHLNALEAYVGKKLFERTSRKMIPTEDGKFLYEYIINAITKLEVAEQHFKKTTQEKNPSLNVGMCSEMFQLIIEPEIPKLNFDLVARFGAHTDLIKDLNNGILDLVITPKKKSEKKSLVEYVPFSKEQIILVAGNKTDTTQLKKQIQNEKWSSLEKELQENIWYSASNEMEHFRRFWYENFNKKPSFKPNYILPNLASIIRCLSNGKGLAVIPDFLCEKEILNNEIQLIWKGKLPTENTLYFASRTDLKHKEELESIQRIFRSKMKKS, encoded by the coding sequence ATGGTAAACTTAGAATGGTACAGAACCTTTAAAGAAGTATATGAAAACGGCACTCTTACAAAAGCTGCCGTAGCTTTATACTCTTCTCAGCCCGGTGTGAGTGTGCATCTTAACGCTCTAGAGGCTTATGTGGGAAAAAAGTTATTTGAACGTACATCGAGAAAAATGATTCCTACCGAGGACGGAAAGTTTTTATACGAATATATTATCAACGCCATCACAAAGCTAGAAGTTGCAGAACAACACTTTAAGAAAACAACTCAAGAAAAAAATCCTTCTCTTAATGTGGGTATGTGTTCAGAAATGTTTCAATTAATTATTGAACCTGAAATTCCGAAGCTTAATTTTGATTTGGTAGCGCGTTTTGGTGCGCATACAGATTTAATTAAAGATTTAAATAACGGTATTTTAGACCTTGTAATCACTCCCAAAAAAAAGTCTGAAAAAAAATCACTCGTAGAATATGTTCCTTTTTCTAAAGAACAAATCATTTTAGTTGCCGGAAATAAAACCGATACTACTCAACTAAAAAAACAAATACAGAATGAAAAATGGAGCAGCTTAGAGAAGGAGTTACAAGAAAACATTTGGTATAGTGCATCCAATGAGATGGAACATTTTAGACGATTTTGGTATGAAAATTTTAATAAAAAACCATCGTTTAAACCTAATTATATTTTGCCCAATCTCGCATCTATAATTCGCTGTCTAAGTAATGGTAAGGGACTTGCTGTAATCCCTGATTTTTTATGTGAGAAAGAAATTTTAAATAACGAAATACAACTCATCTGGAAAGGAAAACTCCCTACAGAAAACACACTATACTTTGCTTCAAGAACAGATTTAAAGCACAAGGAAGAGCTAGAATCTATTCAACGTATATTTAGGTCTAAAATGAAAAAATCTTAA
- a CDS encoding helix-turn-helix domain-containing protein, which produces MEKEAYKTLKFKGNEYPCCTSLTMGIIGGKWKTVILYHLIDKKLRYNELRKEMPMVTERTLSLQLKALEDDGLVNRKVYTSKPPLKVEYSLTSFGKTLIPLVKSIADWGDYVSENHSDE; this is translated from the coding sequence ATGGAAAAAGAAGCTTATAAAACGTTGAAGTTTAAAGGAAATGAATACCCTTGTTGTACTAGTTTAACAATGGGAATAATAGGAGGAAAGTGGAAAACGGTAATTCTATATCATTTAATTGATAAAAAACTTCGTTATAATGAATTACGAAAAGAAATGCCCATGGTTACTGAACGCACACTAAGTTTACAGCTAAAAGCGCTTGAAGATGATGGTTTGGTTAATCGAAAGGTATATACATCTAAACCTCCTTTAAAGGTTGAATACTCGTTAACTTCTTTCGGAAAAACATTAATTCCGCTGGTTAAGTCTATAGCAGATTGGGGAGATTATGTTTCAGAAAATCATTCAGATGAATGA
- the nfsB gene encoding oxygen-insensitive NAD(P)H nitroreductase has protein sequence MNSETEQIETTVNIKEVLNWRYTTKAFDTSKKISAENVENIKALLQLSPSSINSQPWHFIIAETEEGKKRLAKGTEGFFSFNEPKVTGASHVVLFCSKTEIDETFLNDINEKEDQDGRYAKEEFKEQSLGAKNLFTNIHKYDLKDAQHWMEKQVYLNIGNFLLGVAALGIDAVPMEGIDMKALDEEFGLREKGYTALVMVGLGYRAEDDFNATLPKSRLTEEEIFTII, from the coding sequence ATGAATTCAGAAACAGAACAAATTGAAACAACAGTTAACATTAAAGAAGTACTTAATTGGAGATACACCACTAAAGCTTTTGATACTTCAAAAAAGATTTCTGCAGAAAATGTAGAAAACATAAAAGCTTTATTACAATTAAGCCCATCATCAATCAACTCGCAACCTTGGCATTTCATTATTGCTGAAACGGAAGAAGGTAAAAAAAGATTGGCCAAAGGAACGGAGGGATTTTTCAGTTTTAATGAGCCTAAAGTTACCGGAGCGTCTCACGTAGTATTATTTTGTTCAAAAACTGAAATAGATGAAACGTTTTTAAATGATATAAATGAAAAAGAAGACCAAGACGGTCGCTACGCAAAAGAAGAGTTTAAAGAGCAAAGTTTAGGCGCAAAAAATCTTTTTACCAACATTCACAAATATGATCTTAAAGATGCACAACACTGGATGGAAAAACAAGTTTACTTAAATATAGGTAACTTTTTACTGGGAGTTGCAGCTTTAGGTATAGATGCGGTACCTATGGAAGGTATTGATATGAAAGCCCTAGATGAAGAGTTTGGGCTACGTGAAAAAGGTTACACGGCATTAGTTATGGTTGGTTTAGGTTATAGAGCCGAAGACGATTTTAACGCTACTTTACCAAAGTCTAGATTAACCGAAGAAGAAATATTTACCATCATATAA
- a CDS encoding DUF4437 domain-containing protein, which produces MISIRTYAIIFSVIFLFFSCKKETKSTEVTTNPVIDSITNPTNRVILSSEINWQKLNPARGDQSPQAGTIWGDRNGTEATGFLAKFADGFSSPPHIHNVTYRAVVIEGLIHNDDPDAESMWMKPGSFWTQPQGESHITASKGESIALVEIDHGPYLVKPIDEAFDNGERPINIDVSNVVWQNMETSNLVDKTSNAEVSFLWQSEKASGYFVKFPKGYNAKIVSDGSVFHSVVIQGELQYILPQNGDKKTLDQGSYFGATAKAVHNLSTISDNEVILYIRTNGNFQIL; this is translated from the coding sequence ATGATTTCTATTAGAACGTATGCCATTATTTTTAGTGTTATTTTTTTATTTTTTTCCTGCAAGAAAGAAACAAAAAGCACAGAAGTAACAACTAATCCGGTTATAGATAGTATCACCAATCCTACAAACAGAGTAATTTTAAGTTCTGAAATTAATTGGCAAAAACTCAATCCGGCAAGAGGTGATCAAAGTCCGCAAGCAGGAACCATTTGGGGTGATCGAAACGGAACTGAAGCAACCGGATTTCTTGCAAAATTTGCAGATGGTTTTTCATCTCCTCCACATATCCATAATGTAACATACCGTGCTGTAGTGATTGAAGGATTAATACATAATGATGACCCTGATGCAGAAAGTATGTGGATGAAACCAGGTAGTTTTTGGACACAACCACAAGGTGAATCACATATTACGGCATCTAAGGGTGAAAGCATCGCTTTGGTAGAAATAGATCACGGTCCCTATTTAGTCAAACCCATTGATGAAGCATTTGATAATGGTGAGAGACCTATAAACATAGATGTTTCAAATGTGGTTTGGCAAAATATGGAAACTTCAAACCTTGTAGATAAAACAAGTAATGCTGAAGTTTCGTTTTTATGGCAAAGTGAAAAAGCCAGTGGGTATTTTGTAAAATTTCCGAAAGGTTATAACGCTAAAATAGTAAGTGATGGTTCGGTTTTTCATTCAGTTGTTATTCAAGGTGAATTGCAATATATACTTCCGCAAAACGGAGATAAAAAAACACTTGATCAAGGTAGCTATTTTGGCGCAACCGCTAAAGCCGTTCACAACCTTTCAACTATTTCAGATAATGAGGTGATACTTTATATAAGAACTAACGGAAACTTTCAAATTTTGTAA
- a CDS encoding SDR family NAD(P)-dependent oxidoreductase, with the protein MKTILITGSTDGIGKLTAIKLAKKGHQVLLHGRNEKKLRQTINEIKELSGNDTIFGVISDFSDFKSIETMIQEIKTNYQKIDILINNAGVYTSRIQKNEQNLDMRFAVNYFAPYVLTENLLPLLKQSDAPRVINLSSAAQATVSIPALKGNKNVTESNAYAQSKLALTMWSFVFAKKHPEINTIAVNPGSLLNTKMANEAFDNHWSPADKGATILYELTLSNAFAESNGKYFDNDKGDFNKAHDDAYNTEKVATLIDVTKNILSV; encoded by the coding sequence ATGAAAACCATTTTAATTACCGGAAGCACTGATGGTATTGGTAAGTTGACCGCTATAAAATTGGCCAAGAAGGGTCATCAAGTTCTTTTACACGGAAGGAATGAAAAAAAACTTCGGCAAACAATTAATGAAATAAAAGAGCTTAGTGGAAATGACACTATTTTTGGGGTTATTTCAGATTTTTCAGATTTCAAAAGTATTGAAACCATGATACAGGAGATAAAGACCAACTACCAAAAAATTGATATTCTTATTAATAATGCCGGAGTTTACACTAGTAGAATTCAAAAAAATGAGCAAAATCTGGATATGCGTTTTGCTGTTAACTACTTTGCGCCCTATGTACTTACAGAAAATTTACTTCCTCTCTTAAAGCAAAGTGATGCTCCTAGAGTGATTAATTTAAGTTCGGCAGCGCAAGCTACGGTTTCAATACCTGCGTTAAAAGGAAACAAAAACGTAACTGAATCTAATGCCTATGCACAAAGCAAGTTAGCACTTACCATGTGGAGTTTTGTATTTGCCAAAAAACATCCAGAGATAAACACGATTGCTGTAAATCCAGGTTCGTTGTTAAATACAAAAATGGCTAATGAAGCATTTGATAACCATTGGTCACCGGCAGATAAAGGTGCAACTATTTTATATGAACTAACACTTTCTAATGCGTTTGCTGAAAGTAACGGTAAGTATTTTGATAACGATAAAGGTGATTTTAATAAAGCACATGATGATGCTTATAACACAGAAAAAGTTGCTACACTTATTGACGTTACAAAAAACATTTTAAGTGTTTAA
- a CDS encoding hotdog fold thioesterase, protein MNEETKKRLIRLAEEEIPIHKYFGLKVDRIEKEFIRVKVPFREDLVGDIRTNRWHGGVMATIMDSVGGAIGIANFKSPEDKLATIDLRIDYLRFAEGKDLIFEGKLVRMGNRIMVTKMKAFQEEILVAEGKGVYNFIRAK, encoded by the coding sequence ATGAATGAAGAAACAAAAAAACGGTTAATTCGCCTAGCCGAAGAAGAGATTCCCATCCATAAATATTTTGGGCTAAAAGTAGACCGTATTGAAAAAGAGTTTATACGTGTAAAGGTTCCATTTCGAGAAGACTTGGTAGGTGATATTCGCACCAATCGATGGCACGGTGGAGTTATGGCAACCATTATGGACTCGGTGGGAGGTGCTATAGGTATTGCAAACTTTAAATCACCCGAAGATAAACTCGCTACAATCGATTTGCGTATTGATTACTTACGTTTTGCAGAAGGGAAAGATTTGATTTTTGAAGGCAAACTAGTACGAATGGGAAACCGTATTATGGTTACCAAAATGAAAGCTTTTCAAGAAGAGATACTCGTTGCAGAAGGTAAAGGCGTTTATAATTTTATTAGAGCCAAGTAA
- a CDS encoding peroxiredoxin-like family protein, producing the protein MKRPTPKQTAPDLKFNLVNGDQFSLTEQNPKNFTLVVFYRGLHCPICKKYLQQLQDLQPDFKERGVQVVAVSMDSEKRARLSRQKWELSNLDLGYELDEETARNWALYLSKGVKDGEPDVFSEPGLFLIDSTNQIYYSAINSNPWGRPYLPSFVKAIDFIVSEDYPARGEML; encoded by the coding sequence ATGAAAAGACCAACACCAAAACAGACAGCACCAGACCTAAAATTTAATTTAGTAAACGGAGACCAGTTTTCTCTTACTGAGCAAAATCCCAAAAACTTTACCTTAGTGGTTTTTTATAGAGGATTGCATTGTCCAATATGTAAAAAGTACTTACAACAATTACAAGATTTACAACCAGATTTTAAGGAACGAGGCGTACAAGTGGTAGCTGTAAGTATGGACTCAGAAAAAAGAGCAAGGCTTTCTCGCCAAAAGTGGGAACTTTCAAATCTCGATTTGGGTTACGAGTTAGACGAAGAAACAGCGCGCAACTGGGCACTATACCTTAGTAAAGGAGTAAAAGATGGCGAACCAGATGTATTTAGTGAGCCGGGTTTATTTCTTATTGACTCTACAAACCAAATTTATTACAGCGCCATTAATAGTAATCCTTGGGGAAGACCTTACTTACCATCTTTTGTAAAAGCAATTGATTTTATTGTTTCTGAAGATTATCCTGCACGCGGAGAAATGTTGTAA
- a CDS encoding NAD(P)H-dependent oxidoreductase, translating into MKNVFIINGHQEYPFAQGKLNASFTEKAETFFKDNGYNVKTIKTEDETYNVEEEIEKWKWADVVFFQTPINWMGQSWSFKKYIDQVFTQGMMGEMSDGDGRSSSSPKKNYGLGGKLKGKYMMSVTANAPKEAFNNPEESFFGGMSEDDLLKPMHLNFKWFGFEPMPTFMAYDVMKNPEIETDFKRFDTHLRNNFITL; encoded by the coding sequence ATGAAAAACGTATTTATAATTAATGGGCATCAAGAATATCCTTTTGCTCAAGGAAAGCTAAATGCAAGCTTTACAGAAAAAGCTGAAACTTTTTTTAAGGATAATGGTTATAACGTAAAAACCATAAAAACCGAAGATGAAACGTACAATGTTGAAGAAGAAATAGAAAAATGGAAATGGGCAGATGTAGTCTTCTTTCAAACACCTATCAACTGGATGGGGCAGAGCTGGTCATTCAAAAAATATATAGACCAAGTATTTACACAAGGAATGATGGGCGAAATGTCTGATGGAGATGGTAGAAGTAGTAGTTCTCCCAAAAAAAATTATGGTTTAGGAGGAAAGCTGAAAGGAAAATATATGATGTCAGTTACTGCAAACGCTCCTAAAGAGGCTTTCAATAACCCTGAGGAGTCATTTTTTGGAGGTATGAGTGAAGATGATTTACTCAAACCAATGCATCTTAACTTTAAGTGGTTTGGATTTGAACCTATGCCAACATTTATGGCTTATGATGTTATGAAAAATCCTGAAATTGAAACAGATTTTAAACGATTTGATACACATTTAAGAAATAACTTTATTACGCTATGA
- a CDS encoding helix-turn-helix domain-containing protein: MARKYINNPNACTLVHTMNIIGNKWKPIIIYLLSNGAMRFGKLNTLIPSISKKVLTDQLKEMESDGLLLRKSFAETPPRVEYSLTEKSIGLLPVLKLLSGWAETYYPEITFEQCRIIEKNNTIKVEQPTSE, encoded by the coding sequence ATGGCTAGAAAGTATATAAATAATCCAAACGCTTGTACACTTGTACATACCATGAATATCATAGGTAATAAATGGAAACCTATTATTATTTACCTATTATCTAATGGTGCAATGCGCTTTGGAAAGTTAAATACATTAATACCAAGTATTTCAAAAAAAGTATTAACAGATCAACTTAAAGAAATGGAAAGTGATGGTTTGCTACTTAGAAAATCATTTGCTGAAACACCTCCAAGAGTTGAATATTCATTAACTGAAAAATCTATTGGTCTGCTACCTGTTTTAAAACTTTTAAGCGGATGGGCCGAAACGTACTATCCTGAAATAACTTTTGAACAGTGTAGAATTATTGAAAAAAATAATACTATCAAGGTTGAACAACCTACTTCAGAATAA
- a CDS encoding MBL fold metallo-hydrolase, which translates to MKKLFKLLKKVLLGIGILIGLLVIVGFVFVNTSPQFGGKATTEQKEKFSKSKNYVDGKFVNLGNVSTNMSAKNMIKAIGGMFKTIPNAKPNNPIDVTSVDATSLANYNSKTRIIWFGHSTFLLQINGKNILIDPMFSDVPAPHPLLGSKRFNEDKPITIEQLPHIDAVLISHDHYDHLDYESIKKLKEKVSTFYVPLGLGNHLIEWNVAKEQIIELDWWEKASFQDLTFTSAPAQHFSGRGLTDRDATLWCSWVVQSDNENIFFSGDSGYGPHFKTIAEKFGGFDFAMIECGQYNELWSEIHMFPEQTAQAGIDLNAKVIMPIHWGAFKLAQHSWTDPIERVSKKAIELNIEMVAPKIGEALLISETNEITKNWWKNY; encoded by the coding sequence ATGAAAAAACTATTTAAACTATTAAAAAAGGTGCTACTAGGAATAGGAATTTTAATTGGACTACTTGTTATCGTGGGATTTGTTTTTGTTAATACGAGTCCGCAATTTGGTGGAAAAGCAACAACAGAACAAAAAGAAAAGTTTTCTAAATCAAAAAACTATGTTGATGGCAAGTTTGTGAATTTGGGTAATGTATCTACCAATATGAGCGCCAAAAACATGATTAAAGCCATTGGCGGAATGTTTAAAACTATTCCTAATGCAAAACCTAATAATCCAATTGATGTTACAAGCGTAGACGCTACATCACTGGCTAATTATAATTCGAAAACGAGAATTATATGGTTTGGCCATTCTACATTTTTACTACAAATAAATGGAAAAAACATTTTAATAGACCCTATGTTTAGTGACGTGCCTGCTCCTCATCCGTTATTGGGTTCTAAGCGATTTAACGAAGACAAACCTATTACTATTGAACAATTACCACATATTGATGCCGTATTAATTTCACACGATCATTATGATCATTTAGATTATGAATCAATTAAAAAATTAAAGGAGAAAGTATCAACCTTTTATGTACCATTGGGCTTGGGCAATCATTTGATAGAATGGAATGTTGCAAAAGAACAAATTATAGAGTTGGATTGGTGGGAAAAAGCTTCTTTTCAAGATTTGACTTTTACTAGCGCTCCTGCTCAACATTTTTCAGGAAGAGGATTGACAGATAGAGACGCTACTTTGTGGTGTTCCTGGGTAGTACAATCTGATAATGAAAATATTTTTTTCAGTGGTGATAGCGGATATGGCCCGCATTTTAAAACAATAGCCGAAAAATTTGGCGGTTTTGATTTTGCAATGATTGAATGTGGTCAATATAATGAGTTATGGTCTGAAATTCACATGTTTCCTGAACAAACCGCGCAAGCTGGTATTGATTTAAACGCAAAAGTAATTATGCCAATTCATTGGGGAGCTTTCAAACTGGCACAACACTCGTGGACAGATCCTATAGAGCGAGTTTCAAAAAAGGCTATCGAATTAAATATTGAAATGGTCGCTCCAAAAATAGGTGAAGCATTACTTATTTCTGAAACAAATGAGATTACCAAAAACTGGTGGAAAAACTATTAA